From Cataglyphis hispanica isolate Lineage 1 chromosome 19, ULB_Chis1_1.0, whole genome shotgun sequence, one genomic window encodes:
- the LOC126856848 gene encoding uncharacterized protein LOC126856848 — translation MPTRCVAIGCRNTASPSGKTAAQMKFEKVMKITFHSFPSNPIRRAEWIRIMKLEDKNITTRSRLCSLHFKEKYIDRTSLVYVRLRENAIPHIFEETFYDNVTAIKCERNTLPAQLDKTTILADPLNIKMEMNDSFKRDSVIHSVCDKETNTSPSLSQKLRKSTENKETRISPERIWNMNSSNMEAIRQERWTEIKNLRKQIQALQKKVWQKHKKIVIMKTILDELKIDYLISD, via the exons atgccTACTCGTTGCGTTGCTATTGGATGTAGAAACACCGCTAGTCCTAGCGGAAAAACTGCAGCGCAAATGAAATTTGAGAAAGTAATGAAAATAACGTTTCACTC ATTTCCTTCCAATCCTATTAGAAGAGCGGAATGGATAAGAATAATGAAACTtgaagacaaaaatattactactAGAAGTCGTCTTTGCTCTCTTCActttaaggaaaaatatatagaccGTACATCTTTAGTATATGTAAGATTGAGAGAAAATGCCATTCCACAT atatttgagGAAACATTCTATGACAATGTAACAGctataaaatgtgaaagaaaTACATTACCTGCACAATTAGATAAAA CAACAATTCTAGCTGAccctttaaatataaagatggaAATGAATGATAGTTTTAAACGAGATTCTGTTATCC ATTCAGTATGTGACAAAGAAACAAATACATCGCCTTCCTTATCgcaaaaattgcgaaaatcaACTGAGAACAAGGAAACAAGAATTTCACCTGAAAGAATATGGAACATGAATTCCTCCAATATGGAAGCAATTAGACAAGAAAGATggacagaaattaaaaatttacgtaaACAAATACAAGCTTTACAGAAAAAAGTCTggcaaaaacataaaaaaattgtgattatGAAAACTATTTtggatgaattaaaaatagattatttaatcagTGATTAA